In Bacillus sp. NP247, one DNA window encodes the following:
- the hprK gene encoding HPr(Ser) kinase/phosphatase, giving the protein MPKVRTKDLIEQFQLELVSGEEGIHRPIDTSDLSRPGIEMAGFFTYYPADRVQLLGKTELTFFDTLTTEQKQERMKALCTEETPCIIVTRNQDVPDELLQASRKSGVPLLRSAQTTTRLSSRLTNYLEGKLAPTTAVHGVLVDIYGVGVLITGQSGVGKSETALELVKRGHRLVADDSVEIRQEDEDTLVGSSPDLIEHLLEIRGLGIINVMTLFGAGAVRNYKRITLVINLEIWDQKKNYDRLGLDEEKMKIIDTELTKITLPVRPGRNLAVIIEVAAMNFRLKRMGVNAAQQFSERLMSAIELGNQE; this is encoded by the coding sequence ATGCCGAAAGTAAGGACAAAAGATTTAATTGAACAATTTCAATTGGAGTTAGTAAGTGGTGAAGAAGGGATCCATCGTCCGATTGATACGAGTGATTTATCACGACCTGGAATTGAAATGGCAGGATTTTTTACATATTATCCAGCTGATCGTGTGCAGCTTCTTGGAAAAACGGAGCTTACGTTCTTTGATACGTTAACGACAGAGCAAAAGCAAGAGAGAATGAAAGCGCTTTGTACTGAAGAGACGCCTTGTATTATTGTAACTCGTAATCAAGATGTACCGGATGAGTTATTACAAGCATCACGTAAATCAGGCGTGCCTTTATTACGTTCTGCTCAAACGACGACGAGATTATCAAGTCGTTTAACAAACTACTTAGAAGGTAAGTTAGCGCCAACAACAGCTGTTCATGGTGTGTTAGTAGATATTTATGGCGTTGGTGTTTTAATTACAGGTCAAAGTGGTGTCGGGAAAAGTGAGACAGCACTTGAACTTGTAAAGCGTGGTCACCGCCTTGTTGCGGATGATAGCGTAGAAATTCGTCAAGAAGATGAAGACACATTAGTAGGAAGCTCACCTGATTTAATTGAGCATTTATTAGAAATTCGTGGTCTAGGTATCATTAACGTAATGACGTTATTCGGTGCAGGGGCAGTACGAAATTATAAACGTATTACGCTTGTTATTAATCTTGAAATTTGGGATCAAAAGAAAAATTATGATCGCTTAGGTCTTGATGAAGAGAAGATGAAGATTATTGATACAGAACTTACGAAGATTACACTTCCAGTTCGTCCTGGTCGAAACTTGGCTGTTATTATTGAAGTAGCAGCGATGAACTTCAGATTAAAACGTATGGGAGTCAATGCGGCACAGCAGTTCTCTGAACGATTAATGAGTGCGATTGAGTTAGGAAATCAAGAGTAG
- a CDS encoding phage holin family protein has translation MRWIVSLLVNSVVLIAVSGLLKGVAPDAFYIANIQTAIIASIILAILNVFVKPLLILITLPITLVTFGFFLIVINAITLKMTDSLLGDAFNISGFGVAIVAAICISIFNMIIEKVIVEPLHEKKRK, from the coding sequence ATGAGATGGATTGTATCACTTCTTGTAAATAGCGTTGTGTTAATCGCTGTATCCGGACTTTTAAAAGGGGTTGCACCAGACGCATTTTACATAGCAAATATACAAACTGCAATTATTGCGAGTATTATATTGGCGATTTTAAACGTATTTGTAAAGCCGCTTTTAATTTTAATTACGCTACCAATTACTCTTGTAACTTTCGGTTTCTTCTTAATTGTTATTAATGCGATTACGTTAAAGATGACGGATTCATTATTAGGGGACGCCTTTAATATATCTGGATTTGGTGTAGCGATTGTTGCGGCAATTTGTATTTCGATTTTTAATATGATAATTGAAAAAGTAATTGTTGAACCATTACATGAAAAAAAGAGAAAATGA
- the uvrA gene encoding excinuclease ABC subunit UvrA codes for MSKDFIVVKGARAHNLKNIDVTIPRNQLVVVTGLSGSGKSSLAFDTIYAEGQRRYVESLSAYARQFLGQMDKPDVDMIEGLSPAISIDQKTTSRNPRSTVGTVTEIYDYLRLLFARIGTPICPNHGIEITSQTVEQMVDRVLEYPERTKLQVLAPIVSGRKGAHAKVLEDIKKQGYVRVRVDGEMLDVSEEITLEKNKKHSIEVVIDRIVVKEGIASRLADSLESALKLGGGRVLIDVMGEEELLFSEHHACPHCGFSIGELEPRMFSFNSPFGACPSCDGLGSKLEVDLELVIPNWDVSLNEHAIAPWEPTSSQYYPQLLKSVCNHYGIDMDMPVKDIPKDLFDKVLYGSGEEKLYFRYVNEFGQVKENEILFEGVIPNIERRYRETSSDYIREQMEKYMAEQACPKCKGGRLKPESLAVFVGDKTIADVTKYSVQEVQEFFSTVELTEKQQKIAHLILREIQERVGFLVNVGLDYLTLSRAAGTLSGGEAQRIRLATQIGSRLTGVLYILDEPSIGLHQRDNDRLIRTLQEMRDLGNTLIVVEHDEDTMMAADYLLDIGPGAGIHGGQVVSAGTPAEVMQDENSLTGKYLSGKEFIPVPLERRKGDGRKVEIIGAKENNLKNAKMSFPLGTFVAVTGVSGSGKSTIINEVLYKSLAQKLYKAKAKPGAHKEIKGLEQLDKVIDIDQSPIGRTPRSNPATYTGVFDDIRDVFAQTNEAKVRGYQKGRFSFNVKGGRCEACRGDGIIKIEMHFLPDVYVPCEVCHGKRYNRETLEVKYKDKNISEVLGMTIEDGVEFFANIPKIKRKLQTLVDVGLGYMKLGQPATTLSGGEAQRVKLASELHRRSTGRTLYILDEPTTGLHAHDIARLLEVLQRLVESGETVLVIEHNLDVIKTADYIIDLGPEGGDKGGQIVASGTPEQVVKEERSYTGKYLKEILNRDKARMKEKIKEVELSQ; via the coding sequence GTGAGTAAAGATTTTATTGTTGTAAAAGGTGCTAGAGCGCATAATTTAAAAAATATTGACGTAACCATTCCGAGAAATCAGCTTGTTGTTGTGACGGGATTGTCTGGTTCGGGGAAATCATCGTTAGCATTCGATACGATTTATGCAGAAGGACAGCGTAGATACGTGGAATCTTTATCTGCGTATGCGCGCCAGTTTTTAGGGCAAATGGATAAGCCGGATGTTGATATGATTGAAGGTTTATCTCCAGCGATTTCAATTGATCAAAAAACGACGAGTCGTAATCCTCGTTCAACGGTTGGAACGGTAACGGAGATTTATGATTATTTACGTTTATTATTCGCACGAATTGGTACGCCGATTTGTCCGAATCATGGAATTGAAATTACATCACAAACAGTGGAACAGATGGTAGACCGTGTTCTTGAATATCCTGAACGTACGAAGTTGCAAGTGCTAGCGCCTATCGTGTCAGGGCGTAAAGGTGCGCATGCGAAAGTATTAGAAGATATTAAGAAGCAAGGTTATGTTCGTGTGCGCGTTGATGGAGAGATGCTAGATGTATCTGAAGAGATTACTTTAGAAAAAAATAAGAAGCATTCAATTGAAGTTGTTATTGACCGTATTGTTGTGAAAGAAGGAATTGCAAGCCGACTTGCAGATTCACTAGAAAGTGCTTTAAAGCTTGGCGGGGGCCGAGTTTTAATCGATGTAATGGGAGAGGAAGAACTTCTATTTAGTGAACATCATGCTTGTCCACATTGTGGTTTTTCAATCGGAGAATTAGAGCCGCGTATGTTCTCGTTTAATAGTCCGTTCGGCGCGTGTCCTTCTTGTGATGGACTTGGATCGAAGTTAGAGGTAGATTTAGAACTTGTTATTCCGAACTGGGATGTATCATTAAATGAACATGCGATTGCTCCTTGGGAACCGACAAGTTCACAATATTACCCGCAATTATTAAAATCTGTGTGTAATCATTACGGCATCGATATGGATATGCCGGTGAAAGATATACCGAAGGATTTATTTGATAAAGTGCTGTACGGAAGTGGGGAAGAGAAGCTTTATTTCCGCTATGTGAATGAATTTGGTCAAGTAAAGGAAAATGAGATTTTATTTGAAGGTGTTATTCCGAATATTGAGCGTCGTTATCGTGAGACGAGTTCTGATTATATTCGTGAGCAAATGGAGAAATATATGGCAGAGCAAGCTTGTCCGAAGTGTAAAGGTGGACGCTTAAAGCCTGAGAGTTTAGCTGTTTTCGTTGGCGATAAAACGATTGCCGATGTAACGAAATATTCTGTTCAAGAAGTACAGGAGTTCTTCTCAACTGTTGAGTTAACGGAGAAACAACAGAAAATTGCTCATTTAATTTTAAGAGAAATTCAGGAGCGCGTTGGGTTCTTAGTGAACGTCGGTTTAGATTATTTAACGTTAAGTCGTGCCGCAGGAACTTTATCAGGTGGTGAGGCGCAGCGTATTCGTTTAGCGACACAAATTGGTTCTCGTCTTACGGGTGTACTTTACATTCTTGATGAGCCTTCTATCGGTTTGCATCAGCGTGATAATGATCGTCTTATTCGTACATTGCAGGAAATGCGTGACTTAGGAAATACGTTAATCGTTGTTGAGCATGATGAAGATACGATGATGGCTGCTGATTATTTACTTGATATCGGACCTGGTGCAGGTATTCATGGTGGTCAAGTTGTATCAGCGGGTACACCAGCTGAAGTTATGCAAGACGAGAATTCATTAACAGGGAAATATTTAAGCGGTAAAGAGTTTATTCCGGTACCACTTGAGAGACGTAAAGGTGACGGACGTAAAGTGGAGATTATCGGTGCGAAAGAAAATAACTTAAAGAATGCGAAGATGTCATTCCCTCTAGGAACATTTGTAGCAGTAACAGGCGTATCTGGCTCTGGAAAAAGTACGATAATTAATGAAGTGCTATACAAATCGTTAGCTCAAAAGCTATATAAGGCGAAAGCGAAGCCAGGGGCTCATAAAGAAATTAAAGGTCTTGAGCAGTTAGATAAAGTTATTGATATTGATCAATCACCAATCGGGCGTACACCGCGTTCCAATCCAGCAACATATACGGGTGTATTTGATGATATTCGTGATGTATTTGCGCAAACGAATGAAGCGAAAGTACGTGGATATCAAAAAGGACGTTTCAGCTTTAACGTAAAGGGTGGCCGTTGTGAAGCGTGCCGCGGTGATGGAATTATTAAAATTGAAATGCATTTCTTACCAGACGTGTATGTTCCGTGTGAAGTTTGTCACGGTAAACGTTATAATCGTGAAACGTTAGAAGTGAAATATAAAGATAAGAATATTTCTGAAGTGTTAGGGATGACAATTGAAGATGGGGTAGAGTTCTTTGCTAATATCCCGAAAATTAAGCGTAAACTTCAAACGCTTGTAGATGTAGGGCTTGGTTATATGAAATTAGGACAACCAGCTACGACGTTATCAGGTGGTGAGGCGCAGCGTGTGAAATTAGCTTCTGAATTACATCGTCGTTCTACAGGGCGTACGTTATACATTTTAGATGAGCCAACGACTGGCTTACATGCACATGATATTGCACGTCTTCTAGAAGTGTTGCAACGTCTTGTTGAGAGTGGCGAGACGGTACTTGTAATTGAGCATAATTTAGATGTTATTAAAACAGCTGATTATATTATTGACCTTGGACCAGAAGGCGGAGACAAAGGCGGACAAATCGTTGCTTCAGGAACGCCAGAGCAGGTAGTAAAAGAAGAACGCTCGTATACAGGTAAGTATTTAAAAGAGATTTTAAATCGTGATAAAGCAAGAATGAAAGAGAAGATAAAAGAAGTAGAATTATCGCAATAA
- the uvrB gene encoding excinuclease ABC subunit B: MEHQFEIISEYSPQGDQPGAIEKLVEGINSGKKKQVLLGATGTGKTFTISNVIKEVQKPTLVMAHNKTLAGQLYSELKDFFPNNSVEYFVSYYDYYQPEAYVPHTDTFIEKDAQINDEIDKLRHSATSSLFERDDVIIVASVSCIYGLGSPEEYRELVVSLRVGMEKDRNQLLRELVDVQYGRNDIDFKRGTFRVRGDVVEIFPASLDEHCIRIEFFGDEIDRIREVNALTGEVLAERDHVAIFPASHFVTREEKLKVAIENIEKELEERLKELNDNGKLLEAQRIEQRTRYDLEMMREMGFCSGIENYSRHLTLRPAGSTPYTLLDYFPEDFLIVMDESHVSVPQVRAMYNGDQARKQVLVDHGFRLPSALDNRPLTFDEFEEKTNQVIYVSATPGPYELEQSPEVVEQIIRPTGLLDPPIDIRPIEGQIDDLLGEIHDRIAKNERVLITTLTKKMSEDLTDYLKDVGIKVNYLHSEIKTLERIEIIRDLRLGKFDVLVGINLLREGLDIPEVSLVAILDADKEGFLRSERSLIQTIGRAARNANGRVIMYADRITRSMGIAIEETQRRRSIQEAYNEKHGITPKTIQKGVRDVIRATTAAEDTETYEATPAKKMTKKERENTIAKMEAEMKEAAKALDFERAAELRDLLLELKAEG; encoded by the coding sequence TTGGAACATCAATTTGAAATTATCTCAGAGTATTCCCCGCAAGGTGATCAGCCGGGAGCGATAGAGAAGCTTGTAGAGGGAATTAATAGTGGAAAGAAAAAGCAAGTGTTGCTTGGAGCGACAGGAACGGGTAAGACATTTACGATTTCAAATGTCATTAAAGAGGTGCAGAAGCCAACACTTGTAATGGCTCATAATAAAACGTTAGCAGGACAGTTATATAGTGAGCTGAAAGATTTCTTTCCTAACAATTCTGTTGAGTATTTTGTTAGTTATTACGATTACTATCAGCCAGAAGCGTACGTACCACATACGGATACGTTTATTGAAAAAGATGCGCAAATTAACGATGAAATTGATAAATTACGCCACTCGGCAACGTCTTCCTTATTTGAACGAGATGATGTTATTATCGTTGCGAGTGTGTCGTGCATATACGGTTTAGGTTCTCCGGAAGAATACCGCGAGTTAGTTGTTTCACTTCGAGTTGGTATGGAAAAGGACCGCAATCAATTGCTTCGTGAACTTGTTGATGTACAGTATGGCCGTAATGATATTGATTTCAAGCGTGGTACATTCCGTGTGCGCGGAGATGTAGTTGAAATCTTCCCCGCATCACTTGACGAGCATTGTATTCGAATTGAATTTTTCGGGGATGAAATAGATCGTATTCGAGAAGTAAATGCATTAACGGGTGAAGTATTAGCAGAACGTGATCATGTAGCAATCTTCCCGGCATCTCACTTCGTTACACGTGAAGAAAAGCTGAAGGTCGCTATTGAAAATATCGAGAAAGAATTAGAAGAGCGTTTAAAAGAATTAAATGATAACGGTAAGTTGTTAGAGGCGCAGCGCATAGAACAGCGAACGCGTTATGATTTAGAAATGATGCGCGAGATGGGTTTTTGTTCAGGGATTGAAAACTATTCCCGTCATTTAACACTTCGTCCAGCAGGTTCAACGCCGTATACGCTTTTAGATTATTTTCCAGAGGATTTCTTAATTGTTATGGATGAGTCGCATGTATCGGTTCCGCAAGTAAGAGCGATGTATAACGGGGACCAAGCACGTAAGCAAGTGCTTGTTGATCATGGATTCCGTCTGCCATCAGCTTTAGATAATAGACCGCTCACGTTTGATGAGTTTGAAGAGAAAACGAATCAAGTTATTTACGTTTCGGCAACGCCAGGACCGTACGAGTTAGAGCAGTCACCGGAAGTAGTAGAACAAATTATTCGTCCAACAGGGCTTTTAGATCCACCAATTGATATACGACCAATTGAAGGACAAATAGATGATTTATTAGGAGAAATCCATGACCGGATTGCGAAAAATGAACGTGTATTAATTACGACTTTAACGAAGAAAATGTCAGAGGATTTAACGGACTATTTAAAAGATGTAGGAATTAAAGTGAACTATCTTCACTCTGAAATTAAAACGTTAGAACGTATTGAAATTATTCGTGACCTTCGCCTTGGTAAGTTTGATGTACTTGTCGGTATTAACTTATTACGAGAAGGATTAGATATTCCAGAAGTATCACTTGTAGCTATTTTAGATGCTGATAAGGAAGGGTTCCTACGTTCAGAGCGTTCATTAATTCAAACAATTGGTCGTGCGGCGCGTAATGCAAACGGCCGCGTTATTATGTACGCAGATCGCATAACGAGATCAATGGGAATTGCAATTGAAGAAACACAGCGTCGTCGTAGTATACAAGAAGCTTACAATGAAAAGCATGGTATTACGCCGAAAACGATTCAAAAAGGGGTACGTGACGTTATTCGTGCGACAACAGCAGCTGAGGATACGGAAACATATGAAGCAACACCAGCTAAGAAGATGACGAAAAAAGAACGTGAAAATACAATTGCGAAGATGGAAGCAGAGATGAAAGAAGCAGCAAAGGCGTTAGATTTCGAGCGTGCAGCTGAATTAAGAGATTTACTATTAGAATTAAAAGCGGAAGGGTGA
- a CDS encoding DUF4362 domain-containing protein, with protein MTIGKRASFICVFFFNLVACSQSSSTVDEKDDIIAKRTGISNLYKFEKFVLNVEQGKVDEIRIVNYTHEGDPIFQTLEHSGKEIRHILDNRRDEFAGDNKGVQSDSCKRIVKEVREVDIRYRLIDCMNEDGRNGYDLLDVPLK; from the coding sequence ATGACAATAGGAAAAAGAGCGAGTTTCATATGTGTTTTCTTCTTCAATTTAGTAGCATGTTCACAATCTAGCAGTACAGTTGATGAGAAGGATGATATCATTGCGAAAAGGACAGGGATTTCTAATCTATACAAATTTGAAAAGTTCGTTTTGAACGTTGAACAAGGAAAAGTTGATGAAATAAGGATTGTAAATTATACACATGAAGGCGATCCGATCTTTCAAACGTTAGAACATAGTGGAAAAGAGATACGTCATATTTTAGATAATAGACGAGATGAATTCGCAGGTGATAATAAAGGTGTTCAGTCTGATAGTTGTAAAAGAATAGTCAAAGAAGTTCGTGAAGTGGATATAAGGTATAGGTTGATAGATTGTATGAATGAAGACGGACGAAATGGATATGATTTGTTAGATGTGCCATTAAAATAA
- a CDS encoding MerR family transcriptional regulator: MVVISIQELTRETGVTVRTLRYYDQIDLLKPSGKTEGGHRLYSEADVIRLQQILFLKEMGFSLKEAANMLVKGELNLKDSLEKQLRFVQEEQKKFNRMERVLQAVVYSVDVEGELDWKVMFELIQLSKQSPRIREIFQNEVFSKEEQDLLHNFPNMSEEDPNVLEWIDLLKQLRNFMKDGKKAASDEVQEATKKLMQKCLEMANGDESFLDKLWEVRKSKDDSQKMSMYPIEEELLLYMDEAFRIYDERERDK, translated from the coding sequence ATGGTAGTGATTTCAATACAAGAATTGACGAGAGAAACAGGGGTTACAGTACGTACACTGCGTTATTATGATCAAATAGATTTATTAAAACCGAGCGGAAAAACAGAGGGTGGGCATCGTTTATATAGTGAAGCTGACGTAATTCGTCTGCAACAAATTTTATTTTTGAAAGAAATGGGATTTTCATTAAAAGAAGCTGCGAATATGTTAGTAAAAGGTGAGCTTAACTTAAAGGATTCGCTTGAAAAGCAACTTCGATTTGTACAGGAAGAACAAAAGAAATTTAATCGAATGGAGCGTGTTTTACAAGCAGTTGTTTATTCGGTAGATGTAGAGGGGGAACTGGATTGGAAAGTTATGTTCGAACTCATTCAGCTTTCGAAACAGTCTCCTCGTATACGTGAAATATTTCAAAATGAAGTTTTTTCGAAAGAAGAGCAAGATTTACTTCACAATTTTCCAAATATGAGTGAGGAAGATCCGAATGTGTTAGAGTGGATAGATTTATTAAAGCAATTACGTAATTTTATGAAAGACGGTAAGAAAGCGGCAAGTGATGAGGTACAAGAGGCAACGAAGAAATTAATGCAGAAGTGTTTAGAGATGGCAAATGGTGATGAATCGTTTTTAGATAAGCTATGGGAAGTTAGAAAATCGAAGGATGATTCACAGAAAATGAGTATGTATCCAATTGAGGAAGAGCTTCTATTATATATGGATGAGGCTTTTCGTATATATGACGAAAGGGAGAGGGATAAATGA
- a CDS encoding helix-turn-helix transcriptional regulator, protein MGVKNKIKELRKQNHITQVEMAKAMQVTRQTIVAIENHHYNPSLELSLKIAKYFGMKVEEIFTLE, encoded by the coding sequence ATGGGTGTGAAAAATAAAATTAAAGAATTAAGAAAGCAAAATCATATAACACAAGTTGAAATGGCAAAGGCGATGCAGGTGACGAGGCAGACGATCGTGGCGATTGAAAATCACCATTACAATCCGAGTCTAGAGTTATCCCTAAAAATCGCCAAATATTTTGGGATGAAGGTGGAGGAAATCTTTACGCTGGAGTAA
- a CDS encoding YeiH family protein, translating into MEQTLVIQKKKGFGFSQGIGITLLIAIAAKYLAELPFLNIMGQLVIAILIGMVWRAAIGIPQEAIAGTNFASKKLLRFGIILLGMRLNLVDIAKAGPKVLVIAAVVITFTIFVVYGLTKVFKVEKKLGILTACGTAICGAAAVVAIAPQVKAKDDETAVGAAIIAILGTIFTLIYTLLYPVLGLSPYGYGVFSGATLHEIAHVIAAAAPGGSTAVDIAVIVKLTRVAMLVPVAILIGLWFGKSEGSEEKRSWRDLPIPWFIFGFLAMSAVHSLGIIPEFVAGYIVVIAYMLIAMAMAGLGLNVEFKTFRKLGSRAFVAGLIGSVCLSVLGYILVWALGFM; encoded by the coding sequence GTGGAACAAACACTTGTTATACAAAAGAAGAAGGGCTTTGGATTTTCACAAGGTATTGGGATTACATTATTAATCGCCATTGCCGCGAAATATTTAGCGGAGCTTCCATTTTTAAATATTATGGGACAATTAGTAATTGCTATTCTAATTGGGATGGTTTGGCGCGCGGCGATCGGGATTCCTCAAGAGGCGATAGCGGGAACGAACTTTGCGAGTAAGAAGTTGCTTCGCTTTGGGATTATCTTACTTGGAATGCGATTAAATCTTGTTGATATTGCGAAGGCGGGGCCGAAAGTATTGGTCATCGCAGCGGTTGTTATTACATTTACAATTTTCGTTGTATATGGACTGACAAAAGTATTTAAAGTAGAAAAGAAACTTGGGATTTTAACGGCGTGCGGGACTGCAATTTGTGGCGCGGCAGCGGTCGTGGCGATTGCACCACAAGTGAAAGCAAAGGACGATGAAACGGCGGTTGGTGCCGCAATCATTGCAATTTTAGGTACAATATTTACACTTATTTATACATTATTATATCCAGTGCTTGGCTTATCTCCGTACGGTTACGGTGTATTCTCAGGTGCGACGCTGCATGAAATCGCTCATGTCATCGCAGCTGCGGCGCCAGGAGGAAGTACGGCTGTAGACATCGCAGTTATAGTGAAGCTAACGCGCGTTGCGATGCTTGTGCCAGTAGCAATTTTAATTGGATTATGGTTTGGTAAGAGTGAAGGTAGCGAGGAAAAACGATCTTGGCGAGACCTTCCGATTCCTTGGTTTATCTTTGGATTTTTAGCAATGAGTGCGGTGCATTCGCTTGGGATTATCCCAGAATTTGTTGCCGGATATATTGTAGTAATTGCGTACATGCTTATTGCAATGGCGATGGCAGGGCTAGGTTTAAATGTAGAGTTTAAAACGTTCCGCAAATTAGGAAGTAGGGCATTCGTCGCAGGGCTGATTGGCTCGGTTTGTCTATCGGTTCTTGGATACATTCTTGTATGGGCATTAGGATTTATGTAG
- a CDS encoding LysR family transcriptional regulator codes for MNVDILKIFVTVVEQKHFSRAAELLNLSQPGVSMHIRNLENEFGTTLIQRSPKHVQVTEAGNILYIHAKQMLSLYEDAKQEINELHNVVTGTLRIGASFTIGEYLLPKILARFANENPHVEVHTLISNTEEVLQSLRSNQIDIGLVEGQVVYADVDVETFMQDEMKLVVPPNHPLLHIEDINEATLQDQVWVLRESGSGTRAYSDRFIHQHHLKMKRFFTFSSIQSVKEAVAAGLGIAILSDWTVRKELLAQELFHVEVPTEKLIRPFSIVRGKYFIPSKAIQVFLNHVDSFAKKQS; via the coding sequence ATGAACGTCGACATTTTAAAAATCTTTGTTACTGTCGTTGAGCAAAAGCATTTTTCGCGTGCTGCGGAACTATTAAACCTTTCACAACCCGGTGTAAGCATGCATATACGCAACTTAGAAAACGAATTTGGAACTACACTCATTCAGCGCTCCCCGAAGCATGTCCAAGTTACGGAAGCCGGAAACATATTATACATACATGCAAAACAAATGCTCTCTCTTTATGAAGATGCAAAACAGGAAATTAACGAGCTGCATAACGTCGTAACAGGAACACTTCGCATCGGCGCTAGCTTTACAATTGGTGAATACTTACTTCCGAAAATACTTGCGCGCTTTGCCAATGAAAATCCGCACGTCGAAGTTCATACCCTTATCTCTAATACAGAAGAAGTTTTGCAAAGCCTTCGTTCTAATCAAATTGATATCGGCTTAGTGGAAGGCCAAGTCGTATACGCTGACGTAGATGTTGAAACTTTTATGCAAGATGAAATGAAACTCGTCGTCCCTCCAAATCATCCATTACTTCACATCGAGGATATAAACGAAGCTACTCTCCAAGACCAAGTATGGGTATTAAGAGAAAGTGGCTCTGGGACACGTGCCTATAGCGATCGTTTTATTCATCAACATCATTTAAAAATGAAACGATTCTTTACATTTAGTAGCATTCAAAGTGTAAAGGAAGCCGTCGCTGCCGGGCTTGGCATCGCTATACTTTCTGATTGGACCGTGCGGAAAGAACTACTAGCTCAAGAACTATTCCACGTCGAAGTTCCAACTGAAAAACTAATCCGTCCATTCTCCATCGTGCGCGGCAAATATTTCATTCCGTCTAAAGCCATTCAAGTGTTTTTAAATCATGTAGATTCTTTTGCGAAAAAACAGAGTTGA
- a CDS encoding MerR family transcriptional regulator → MRIGELSKETGVSERSLRHYEEKGLLPSNRLTNGYRDFDQSAIEKVELIQMYLQLGLNLEETARMLRCLEIEPHLYENPCSSILALYEDKLNEVTRQISLLSNIQTNLQKHVSLLKQEKEKG, encoded by the coding sequence GTGCGAATTGGAGAGTTATCAAAAGAAACTGGCGTTAGCGAAAGATCACTAAGACATTATGAAGAAAAGGGATTGCTCCCTTCAAATCGCCTCACAAACGGCTATCGTGATTTCGATCAAAGTGCCATTGAAAAAGTAGAGCTTATCCAAATGTACTTACAGCTCGGCTTAAATTTAGAAGAGACCGCAAGAATGCTGCGTTGCCTCGAAATCGAACCACATCTATACGAAAATCCATGCAGCAGTATCCTTGCACTTTACGAAGATAAGCTCAATGAAGTAACAAGGCAAATCTCATTACTTTCCAACATTCAAACGAATTTACAAAAACACGTTTCACTCCTAAAACAAGAAAAAGAAAAGGGATGA
- a CDS encoding flavodoxin family protein yields MFVIHGSSRQNGNTESLTHMMIDGIETEQIYLRDHTIYPITDQRHDAEGFQPVNDDYEQLTKRMLEHDTIIFATPLYWYGMSGHMKNFVDRWSQSLRNTSLHFREKMKGKKMYVVIVGGDNPKLKALPLIAQFQYIFDFVGSSFEGYIIGDANGLDEIKNDAEALTKAQLYNSEFKNSQQK; encoded by the coding sequence ATGTTTGTTATACACGGCAGTTCAAGACAAAACGGAAATACGGAATCTTTAACACATATGATGATTGATGGAATTGAAACAGAACAAATTTATTTGCGTGATCATACCATTTATCCTATTACAGATCAGCGCCATGATGCAGAAGGATTTCAACCTGTAAATGATGACTACGAGCAGTTAACCAAACGCATGCTAGAGCACGACACGATTATCTTTGCTACACCACTATACTGGTACGGAATGAGCGGCCATATGAAAAACTTCGTTGATCGCTGGTCACAAAGCTTACGCAATACCTCTCTTCATTTCAGAGAGAAAATGAAAGGTAAAAAAATGTACGTTGTCATCGTTGGTGGAGACAATCCGAAACTGAAAGCATTGCCACTTATTGCTCAATTCCAATATATCTTTGATTTTGTTGGTTCATCATTTGAAGGGTATATTATCGGGGATGCGAACGGATTAGATGAAATCAAAAATGATGCTGAAGCACTCACAAAGGCACAACTGTATAATAGCGAATTTAAAAATAGCCAACAGAAATAA